DNA from Cyanobacteriota bacterium:
ACGTGACAGATAAGGGTTGTGACTTTGCATTTTTCAGTGCATCCTTATGTATAGAAGCTGGATGTCTTTTGACCCCTTGACTTTGCTTTGCGTAATTGCGTAAATTATTAAAATTCTTGCGTCTATTGCATTTGATGCTTTTGTTACAGGGGTTAAATGACCCCTTTCGTTTATAGTTCTATGATGCTAAAACTATTAGTGTGATTGTGAAAGATGAATTACCAAACTTATTGTTGAAACTGAACTCTGTCCAAAGAACTTTACTCGGTGCTAAATAATTTACTAATCACTTTAAAGACACGCTGAAAAAGAAGTTTTTCTAATACAACAAATTGAAACCCAATGGACGCTTACAGCGAAATAGACTGTATATATTTTTCTATTGGCAATAAGACTTCTTATGCCAAGTATATTGACCCGTCAGAACAGGAGGCTATTATGCCAGAAATAGAAACCGGGACTTATCGAGGAAGCCCGCCTTATCAATCAATCAAACGTCCTTTGCCGAAGCTTTTGAAACAATACCATTGTGCTGAACACAAGGTCTATAACAGTTTTATGTCCAAAATTAAAGGATTACCAGAAGCTGTTTCTTTAGATCAACTTGCTCTGCGGGTTCCAGAGCTGAGTGAAGCTAGAGCAGCCAGTCCCTTCTCTGTTTTTTGCGGGACTACGGTTTTTATAAGTTCAGGGATACTTTTGATTGCAAGCGCTATCCCATATTTTTTGAAGATGAATCAAAATCCATATTTTATGTTTGCTTGGTTAGCTTTTGTGATTGTTTTGACAACACTAGCTAGTTATCAAATTCAAAAACAATTTTATTTGGCGAAAGCCGAAGACAAACACTTGTTGTTAGCAATTGAAGCATTAAAGGAGGTACTTACCAATGAACGAAATTCTAACTCACAGCATTAATATCGCAGGCTTCTGTCTTTATGTGGCAGCGATTATTGCAACTGTAACATTGCCGATCTGGGGCTATAACCTGGTTGAATCCAAAATCTTGGGTAAACACAAAGCACTGAGAGTGGCTAGCGAAAACAGATCCACTAGCTTTAATACGACTAGTATAGTAGCGTCGATTGGCACTACTACTGCTGGGGTATTTTTGATTCAAGTCTTGCCGCTTGTTTTTAGTATGATTAATGATGTTGGCGGACAATTTGCAGTTGACACCGTATACGCTGAACATCTTACTGGTAGCGGACTTGGCGATTATGTCAACGGGTTTTATGGTTTAACGGCTGAGCTTGGTGGCATGATGCAAACCGCCGCACCAATGGCTGCTGTTGGACTCGGTGGCTATAATCTTTTGAATAATTTATCAAGAGGTTTGCCGGCTATTGTGAGACCTGTTTCGAAACGAAGTTTCGATGTACAGGTCGATCAAAACAAGGTAGCAACAGTGTGGAACGCGAGTGTTGCCCTTGGAGATAATTCTGACTTTCAATACAAGTCTATTGTTGAAAACTAATGATCCGCACATATAAAGAATTTAAAAAAGCAGAAGAGTTTTTTTGGGGCTTAAGTTTGTTTACTTGGCTAAAGATAGCTGCATTGACTATTGCTCTAGTTTATCTAGCTCTTAGTCTCAAGCTAGGTTTCAATAATCCTCTTTTGCTTTTTCTTTCTATACTCTGGATGATAGTAATTAGTTTTGTCATTAAATCATCTCTGGATAACGCAGTTCCTGGTTTCTATAGTTCTTTTTTGACTCATCCTTTTGCCAATCATGTTTTCAAAACCTTGCCCAATACTGATGGCTACAAATCAGTCCTTGATTTGCAAAATCTAAAAACTATAAACCATGATCATATCGTTTCCAAAGAAGCAGATTTGATTTCAGTACTGAAACTCAATAACGGCATCTCCTGGAACAAATCTACCAGTCAGGAGCGTGATTCTATTTTAGAAACTTGGGCAAGTTACCTTGCCCAATTACAGTCTATTGATTCGATTAATTCCTATTTGCTTAATTCCAATCTATTAGAAGATGTTTTTCAATGTTTTATTTGGGTGAAGCCCTATCAGCTTCAACTTGACAATGTTAATTATAGTTTGAACCACAATCTTGCTGAAATGATAGAGATTAATCAAGAATGGCAAGATAAGGTCTTTGGACAAGATCAATTTATTGCAAGTCCAGAGTTTTATATTATTATACGCCACAAGAATAATAAGAATAAAAATCAACTCTTGTACAAAGTTTTGAGCAATTTTGTACCTGAGTCATGGTTGAGCTTTTTAATCAAAAATGATTTTAATGATTTAGAGACTGAGTATAAACTACTAGAACAAAAACTAGCAACTTGTCTCAAGAGCCTCAACCAGATCGGGATTGCTGCTGAGCCTTTGCTTTCTAATGACTTGATAGCGTTTTGTGATCATTGGTTACTATCCAAACAGCTCAATGGGCAAGGAAAGAATAGACCTGTTTTGAAACACAGTTTCGATGTACAGGTCGCTCAAAAAAAGGTAGCAACCGTGCGGAGTGCGCGTGTTGCCTTTGGAGATAATTCCGACTTTCAAAACAAGTCTAATGACGATTTGCTGATTGATCGGTCTAAGTACCTTGAGTTTAAAGGACGTCTGCACAAGATTTACCGTTTTAGCGTACCACCAGAGACTGGTGATATTAAGTTTTGGCTCTTGAATTACTTACCTTTGTTTTCTACAGAGTCTTATATCTCGATATATTTGCAGCCACGAAACGCAATTAGTGACAGGCGCAAGGCCGAAAATAAATCTGAGATTCTGAAACAAATGAAAACTAGATCTAAAGTCAGTACCGTCAATATTATTCAAGAAAATCAAGAGCTGGCTAAGGATTTGATTGACAGACCTTATAGTTTTGATTTAGTGATTTATATTGGAGTCTCAGGAGCTACAGTTAAAGAATTACAAGATATTGATAATTTGATACGCAAGCCAATGAAACAAACTTGTTTGGATTCTCTGGACCGGCAACAAGTAAATAATTGGCTATATTCATTACCATTTGCATATAATAAATTATCGAATAGTGAGAAGTTGTTTGCTAATTTAGATTTTGCCAAGTCTTGCTTTAGTTTTGTTGATAATGACTTGGGGACTCCCGCAGGTCCCTTGCTGGCAACAGCTTTAGTTAATGCCAAACCAGTTTACCTTAATGAATACGATACTGCTTATTGCCATAACCGGGCTATCAACTTTATTGGTGACTCTGGTTCAGGCAAGACTGTCGCTGCTAAGCTCGCTATTAAGCGGCGTTTGCAAGAAAGCAACAGACGCTTTTATATTATCGACAATACCGAGGATGGTTGGCAATTCTTTGTTGATTTCTTTGGCGGTGAGATTATTGAAATTGATAAATATGGTCTTGATGAACCATTGTTTGCTCCTTTTGCCTGCAGGGCGAAGCCTGGTACTGACGATTTTTTGAAACATATTGAAGATCTTTTGAAACTCTTTGCTGTTATGAAAGACAACCAAGCCAAATTAGACTCTGGCGAGAAAGTATTTTTGACAAACAAAATCCATGACTTATATTATTCATACGAAACACCATCATTGAGTGATTTCTATGAATGCCTCTGTCGATCTGAGAATGAAGACGCCGATAAGTGGAGGGCAGTGATCTCTCCTTACTGTCAGTTGACTGGTGGTATTTATTCCAAACTCATGGACGGTACTCAATCCCATTTGGATAATGATATTCAGTTACGTTTATTTTGTTTTTCTAAATTGAATCCTGATTCTAATTTCTTACCGGTCAGCTTATTCTTGTTATCAAATTTCATTGAAAATAAAATCAGTGTAGATAAACATGCTGGCATCACTTTGGTGATAGATGAAGCTTGGAAGATTTTTACTAATAAAGATAGTGAACATGGTAAGCAACTATTGATACACTTGGCAAGAGCTGGTAGGGGACTAGATTTGGGGCTTTGGACAATTTCCCAAAAACCAAGTGATATCCCTCGAGAGATTCATTCTTCTGCTTCTGTTAGTCTTTGTTTTCAACTGAAGGAAGCTCGCGACAAGTCAGAAATTTCAGCATATGCGAATCTCAATCAAACAGAAAATCAATTATTACACTCACCGTTAATGAATGAGCGAGGCATTGCTCTTCTAAAAACCACTCGCTCTTCAGGCTTAGTTAAATTGACACTTGATCCCTGTGAAGCTGTTTTGTGTAACTCGACGCGTGATTTTGTAAATCGACGCAGTCAATTATTGACTGATTTGAAGAAATCACGAACTAAAGCAGAAGCGTGTTTGCAAGTGGTCAAGGAGCTTGCATGCTAGAAGATGCTTTTAGTCAATGGATGCAACAAGCTGGCTTAATAAAAAAGCTGCAGCTTATTGTAGTCTTGTCTTTGTTATTAAACTTGGCTTTGGTTTATGAGTTGATTGAATCTAGAATAATACCCAAGACTGTCAAAGAGAGTGTTAGTGAAGAGCTACTTACTAATGAATCTCAAATTAGTGAATTAGAACTGCGCAATTTTGTTGAAAATTATTTAGTTAATTTTTTTGATCTTAGTCAGTCAGCAATTGACACTCTCGCTAATATTACTGACAAAGAATTATTTGCTCTTGAGATCCGTCCTGAAATGATCAGGCGTCAAGAAATGAAACTTGTGAGTAAATTCAAGCTTGATGATATTTTTTTAGATTCTTTAGATGAACAACATGCTAAAGCCATTTGTTTAGGCAGAGAATTATTCAATGGTGATTATATGGATCGTAATTTTAGTATTGAGTTGATTATCGACACTAACAATCTTGTTGTGCAGTCTATTCCTGTTTTTAGGATTGAACAATGAGATTGATTATGAGTTTAGTTTTGTTTGTGACTTGCATGACTAGCGCTCAAGCCTTCTTTGGTATTGATTTACAGGATCCTTTGGGGATTTTTAATGATTATCATCAAGATCCAATCAAGTATATCAATATAGACAAGGGCAAGACACTGCTTGAACTTGATAACAATGATAAGAGTGACTTGGGCAATCTTTTGGATCAATATAAACTTGGCTCAACGGCTTCAGATACAATTGGTCAAGTTTTGTCTAATACTTTTAGTATGGGTAATGGACGAGTTGACGTGACCTATCAGGTCAAACGCGGCACGGAATTGGCTCTTAAGCAAGTCTTTAGTGGCTATCCTGAGTATCAACGATTGCAGATGACTGAAGAGATTCTCAATGCCAATTTCCGATCGCACAAAGTGACCGATCAATTTTTGCTTGATGTTTCCAAACAAGAACTTGGTAAACCTAGTATCTTAAAAGCGATTATGAAAATTGCTCAAAAACCGAATCTTAATGCCTTACATAAATTCATCAAAAAGATCGCCTTGGCTTTACTTAGTATCATTACCATCTTTATTATATTTAAGAGACTTGCAGCAAATTCAGATTGGGACTATTCTATCTCCGCACCTTTGCTCAATGGTTTATTTACGATGCTGGTTATCAATTTTGTTGGACCAGGTTTGCATTTGATTATCAATTGGGTTTATGCCTTGAATAATAGGTTGATTATTCTTTTGGAAGATAGTTTTGATTTTACTACTGTTTATAGCAAGCTGGCTTTTAATTGGGAGGCATTGATTGAGCAAACTGGTTATCTTCCTGGTTTGATACTCGCTATTATCGATATACTTGCGCAGTTTTTTCTATATTTCTTTCTAACTGGACTAGTGATTAATATCGTGATTGGCATAGTGCTGTCACCTCTATGGGCGCTTGCTTTGGTTTCTGATTCTTTGAAATCCAATGCAGTTAATTCATTTATTACTTGGTTAAAAACCTTGATCTCTGTTGTGTTGATTTCACTAATATATTTTTTAATCAAGTTAATTCTTAGAGAGTTTGATAATCTCGGGCTTTATTTCTTGGAGATTTCTTTATCTATCACTGGCTTTGTTTATTTACCTGCGTTAAGCTCGGTTATATTAGGTCAGGGGCAGGGAATTTTTAGCCCTGCCTTTGGTGGCTACCGCAATATAATTGATAGTATTAATAATTCTTATGAATCAATTCGTTCTGCAATTGAGCTTAATTCAAATGACCAAGGCTTAATCAATCAACTTAAGTTACAAGAGGATTTATTATATGAGACGCTCAAGCGAGAGGATGATAAAATCTATTAGATATCCTACAAATTTAAGTTTTGTTGGTTCTATCGAAATGAAAAAGCTTGGAACGGTGCAAAGCATTAGTTACATTAGTGGAGAAAATAAATTACTTAGGATATTTAAACATGACTTTAATTTGGATCACTAGTATTCTTGGTATCAATCTTTTGCTGATTTATGTCTTCAAACTTGTTATTGAAAAGAGTTCTCAAAAAGCTAATAATCAATATAAAAATAGTTTGAATTCACTATTGGCTCTTAATACTTCACACCTACATGATGCAGCTAATTTTTTTGCTTTAATTAAAAATCAAACTAACGATACAAATATACAAAACTTTGCCAAAGGAGCTAGTTTTCATTTCCGTTCTTTATTCGATGAACTTTATCAAGCAAACAAATCACTTCGTGATGAAGACAAAGACTTGCTTCAATCACTTTATCAAAAAGAAGCACTTGATCTCAAGGATATTTTGGAACTTGAACTCTTGCAGCTTAGTAATAATGGTCGTTTAGAAATGGTAAACAACTGCACTACTGAACATGCCTTAATTGAGGGCAACTTTTCATTACTATCTAAGGTGATTCTTAATCTCGTTGAGAATGCTCTTAAATATACCGGAGAGCAAGTAAAAATAGAACTAAATGACATGGATAATAAGTGGCAAATTAAGATTAGTTCTTTTGGTAAGTCAATCCCTGATGAACTTGCTGCTGCTATTAATGAGGATTCTGGCTTAGAGCTTAGTACTGGACATGGTTTGGCGAGTCTGCAGCCTGTTATGCAGTTTCATAAGGCTCATGCAGTGATTGATACTCTAGCTGGTGAAGGAACCTCGATACGTTTGATCTTTGACAAGTATAATAGAACTACTATGACAACTCAAATTAGCAAAGATGACAAACATCGCTTTAGTCTAGCGAACCAAGTTTTTGTGTTCTTTAGTTTTGTGTTGATTGTTGTTTCATTAATTTTTACAATTAATTACAACAAAGGTATTTGTGTTGATTATTACCAAAAAACAATTAATAAACCAATTGCAGTTAATATAATCCAAAAAGAACAACTTTGCAAGCAAGCTTTGATTCAATTGCAAGAATCTTTTTCATTTGAAAATACTGAGACCTATCGTTTAATTGAAGACCAGTTATTAAGTCGTTTTGGTGACGATGACAAAGAATTAGTTTCTTTGATTATTTTTGAGCATCTACTCATAGATGCACCGCTAAGTTATAAACAACTTGTTAACAAACGTGCTAAGTCATTGATTGTTGAATTTCCTGATTCTATTGCTTTAAATAGGTACTTAAGTAATTTCTATCTCAATAAAAAATACTACGGCAGAATGATGATTCATAGTTTGAAATATATTCTTGCTATTGCTGAATCCCAACTCTATATTCACCCTGAGCTTTACTTGAGTGATATTGTTGGTGATGATTTCAGCTCTATCTCTAAATTCTTGGCAAAACTATACACTGTAGAGACAGCTCAAGAGCTACAAGAAGAAGCTCTTGTTTTGCCACGTGAAATTAAACCGATACTTGAACCAACTCAAGAGTTTGAAGTGCCAGACCAGCAAGGTGCCGATCTTGATGAGATTGATGGCATGATTAATGAGCTTGATGCAGAGTTAGGATTAGAAGTCGAGAATTTCTAAGATTCTTTGATTTGCTAGATCCCAGTTAAATCAAACTGCAAGCCTAGTCTTCAAGCTCTGCGCTTTATCAGTCCTGCTACTAATCGTCAAATTTGTAGAAACTCTCGGTACACCTTTTGAATGCAAAGTTTGGTGACACTCTCTTAGAGCGTCTTCCAAATCAGACAAACTCCCTTCGACATTAGTGCCAAAGGCATGGTTATTGAGCTTAAGATGATGTTTCTCAAGAATCTCTCTACAAGTTTTGACATAGTGAGCCATTGAAGCTCCCTTACCTAAAGCTGTAGTTGCGATGTCTGCAACCACATACATCGGCTCTGCTATTTTTTGTTTTTTGCGTGACGAAAATAAGCCACGTATTGTTGATACGAATGACATTGTTACCTCCCTACGCTGGAATTACCCAGATCAGGTTCTGAGCTTACTCTGGAATCACCATCTGCTGCGTTATACTCAATTTAATGAATCCTTATTGACGGCTCAGTCAACTGCGGTTCATTAAACTTCGCAAGCCTTGCATATGGCACTTCGAGAGCAAGCTCTAAGGGTCTAGTGCGTTTGCACATTCTCAGCCTCTATACTCAGAAGCTCCCCTGTTCGACACTGAGATTTTAACATAGATTAGATTAGATTCAACACTGCCTCAACAACTTCTTCAATACTTAAATTATCAGTTTTGATCTCAATAGCGTCATCAGCCTTAACCAATGGTGAATGTGTTCTTTGTGAGTCAGTTTTATCTCGTAATTTAATTTCTTGAATCAATTGTTCAAGGTCAACTTCTTCGCCTTGCTCTTTGAGCTGGGCTGCCCTTCTTTGAGCTCTGACTTCAGCAGAGGCGACCATAAATACTTTGAGCTTGGCATCAGGGAAAACCACAGTGCCAATATCACGTCCGTCCATGACCACGTCTTTGGTTTTTGCCATTTGGCGTTGCAGCTCTACTAGCTTCTCTCTAACTACTGGGAAGGAGGCGATATAGCTTACGTTTTGACTGACATTGTTGCTGCGAATTTCTTTGCTGCAGTCTTGATCGTTGATTAATACTTGATTTCCATCAAAAACAAAATTAGTTTGATTGATTATGTCACTGAGTAGCTTTGGGTCTTGATCAGATTGCTTGCCATTGCTTTTTTCTAGCCATTTATAGGTCACTGCTCTATACATAGCGCCGCTATCAATATAAATATAAGCTAGTTCAGTGGCAAGTCGTTTGGCGATTGTACTCTTGCCGCTACCAGCTGGCCCATCAATTGCAATTGCTACCAAGGTTATACTCCCGTTTCAGTTGATTGAGGACTTAGTTTAAGACCTTCTTTTCTTTCAAAAAATCTATTGATGGCATTTAAATATGCTTGAGCAGAAGCAATGACAATATCTGTCTTGGCAGCGTGTCCGCTGTAAACTCCCTTGTTGTCATCATCTCTGATTCTAATATAGACTTCGCCGAGTGAATCAATACCCTCTGTAACTGACTTAACTGTAAATTCAATTAATGTGCAATCGGTCTTGGTTAGCTTGCGAATACATTTGCAAATTGCGTCAACGGGACCGGTGCCAAGTTCGGCACCTTTGAGAATATTGGTTTTATCTCTTTGATCGCGTAGTAT
Protein-coding regions in this window:
- a CDS encoding ATP-binding protein, whose amino-acid sequence is MIRTYKEFKKAEEFFWGLSLFTWLKIAALTIALVYLALSLKLGFNNPLLLFLSILWMIVISFVIKSSLDNAVPGFYSSFLTHPFANHVFKTLPNTDGYKSVLDLQNLKTINHDHIVSKEADLISVLKLNNGISWNKSTSQERDSILETWASYLAQLQSIDSINSYLLNSNLLEDVFQCFIWVKPYQLQLDNVNYSLNHNLAEMIEINQEWQDKVFGQDQFIASPEFYIIIRHKNNKNKNQLLYKVLSNFVPESWLSFLIKNDFNDLETEYKLLEQKLATCLKSLNQIGIAAEPLLSNDLIAFCDHWLLSKQLNGQGKNRPVLKHSFDVQVAQKKVATVRSARVAFGDNSDFQNKSNDDLLIDRSKYLEFKGRLHKIYRFSVPPETGDIKFWLLNYLPLFSTESYISIYLQPRNAISDRRKAENKSEILKQMKTRSKVSTVNIIQENQELAKDLIDRPYSFDLVIYIGVSGATVKELQDIDNLIRKPMKQTCLDSLDRQQVNNWLYSLPFAYNKLSNSEKLFANLDFAKSCFSFVDNDLGTPAGPLLATALVNAKPVYLNEYDTAYCHNRAINFIGDSGSGKTVAAKLAIKRRLQESNRRFYIIDNTEDGWQFFVDFFGGEIIEIDKYGLDEPLFAPFACRAKPGTDDFLKHIEDLLKLFAVMKDNQAKLDSGEKVFLTNKIHDLYYSYETPSLSDFYECLCRSENEDADKWRAVISPYCQLTGGIYSKLMDGTQSHLDNDIQLRLFCFSKLNPDSNFLPVSLFLLSNFIENKISVDKHAGITLVIDEAWKIFTNKDSEHGKQLLIHLARAGRGLDLGLWTISQKPSDIPREIHSSASVSLCFQLKEARDKSEISAYANLNQTENQLLHSPLMNERGIALLKTTRSSGLVKLTLDPCEAVLCNSTRDFVNRRSQLLTDLKKSRTKAEACLQVVKELAC
- a CDS encoding MTH1187 family thiamine-binding protein — its product is MSFVSTIRGLFSSRKKQKIAEPMYVVADIATTALGKGASMAHYVKTCREILEKHHLKLNNHAFGTNVEGSLSDLEDALRECHQTLHSKGVPRVSTNLTISSRTDKAQSLKTRLAV
- the cmk gene encoding (d)CMP kinase; amino-acid sequence: MTLVAIAIDGPAGSGKSTIAKRLATELAYIYIDSGAMYRAVTYKWLEKSNGKQSDQDPKLLSDIINQTNFVFDGNQVLINDQDCSKEIRSNNVSQNVSYIASFPVVREKLVELQRQMAKTKDVVMDGRDIGTVVFPDAKLKVFMVASAEVRAQRRAAQLKEQGEEVDLEQLIQEIKLRDKTDSQRTHSPLVKADDAIEIKTDNLSIEEVVEAVLNLI